From Nicotiana tabacum cultivar K326 chromosome 20, ASM71507v2, whole genome shotgun sequence, one genomic window encodes:
- the LOC107809706 gene encoding putative AMP deaminase isoform X1 gives MEPWLSTSASQMQLALAALFGASVMAISAFYLHKRSVDEVLERLIKLRRKRHHTFSASDSETEDFGIYEDDEIDNVSTRNVYSSNLSKEPIDNADDDDCYDDNVLRSYRVSSSMPNVRVSNQWMDEESSFDRTVQCADKKPSSNSVENPSLIPSSGDERFVRVESVVKPMTPKFSSDCAFESVGNSNEDKGECAAAEDAVFSYDNDISPTEEEFSISALKAENRIHLQHIAVAPEARSNIDHDVGELDRASMHIVENDPSFFNNILPLPTAAHDPMNVEEEEVLKMICECLDLRDKYVFREEIAPWMKENMSKSKASDKKHDPFSFAQFEATSHQFKMEDGVVRVYATENDTEELFPVASATTFFTDMHHLLKVMAVGNVRSYCHHRLRFLEEKFRLHLLVNADREFLAQKSAPHRDFYNIRKVDTHVHHSACMNQKHLLRFIKSKLRKEPDEVVIFRDGQYLTLKEVFESLDLTGYDLNVDLLDVHADKSTFHRFDKFNLKYNPCGQSRLREIFLKQDNLIQGRFLAEVTKEVLQDLEASKYQLAEYRISVYGRKQSEWDTLASWFVNNELYSQNAVWLIQLPRLYNVYRSMGTCTSFQNILNNVFVPLFEVTVDPKSHPHLHMFLMQVVGFDMVDDESKPERRPTKHMPTPDEWTNQFNPAFSYYAYYCYANLYTLNKLRESKGLPTIRFRPHCGEAGDIDHLAAGFLLCHNISHGINLRKTPVLHYLYYLAQVGLAMSPLSNNSLFLDYNRNPFLMFFHRGMNVSLSTDDPLQIHLTKEPLVEEYSVAAKVWKLSSCDLCEIARNSVYQSGFKHADKAHWLGCKYYKRGPQGNDIHKTNVPNMRISFRHETWKEEMHYVYRGKAILPEDVEH, from the exons ATGGAGCCATGGCTATCCACATCAGCTTCTCAAATGCAACTAGCATTAGCAGCACTGTTCGGAGCTTCAGTTATGGCTATCTCCGCCTTCTACCTACACAAACGCAGCGTCGACGAGGTTCTCGAAAGGCTCATCAAGCTCCGGCGAAAACGCCACCACACTTTCTCTGCTTCCGACTCCGAAACCGAAGATTTTGGTATTTATGAAGATGATGAGATTGATAACGTTAGCACTAGGAATGTTTACAGCTCTAACTTATCGAAGGAGCCGATTGATAACGCTGATGATGATGATTGTTATGATGACAATGTGTTGCGAAGTTACAGAGTATCGTCGTCGATGCCTAATGTGCGTGTATCAAATCAGTGGATGGATGAGGAATCGAGTTTTGATAGAACAGTCCAGTGTGCTGATAAGAAGCCATCCTCCAATTCGGTGGAGAATCCCAGTTTGATTCCTTCGAGTG GTGATGAAAGATTTGTGCGAGTGGAATCAGTTGTGAAGCCAATGACTCCAAAATTTTCTAGTGATTGTGCATTTGAAAGTGTTGGCAACTCTAATGAGGACAAAGGCGAGTGTGCTGCTGCCGAGGATGCTGTTTTCTCATACGACAAT GATATCAGTCCAACAGAGGAAGAATTTTCTATCTCTGCCTTAAAGGCTGAAAATCGTATTCATCTTCAGCATATAGCGGTTGCACCTGAGGCAAGGTCGAACATAGATCATGATGTTGGAGAGTTAGACAGAGCCTCTATGCACATTGTGGAGAATGATCCCAGTTTCTTCAACAACATTTTGCCCCTGCCAACTGCAGCACATG ATCCTATGAATGTTGAAGAGGAAGAAGTATTGAAGATGATTTGTGAATGTTTAGATTTGAGAGACAAGTATGTATTTAGGGAAGAAATTGCTCCATGGATGAAAGAGAATATGAGCAAGTCAAAAGCGTCGGATAAGAAACATGATCCATTTAGCTTTGCCCAATTTGAAGCAACTTCT CACCAATTTAAGATGGAAGATGGAGTTGTACGTGTCTATGCCACTGAAAATG ATACTGAAGAGCTCTTCCCTGTTGCTAGTGCAACAACATTTTTCACTGATATGCACCATCTCCTCAAAGTAATGGCTGTAGGAAATGTTCGTTCTTACTGTCACCACCGTTTGCGATTTCTCGAGGAG AAATTTCGCCTCCATTTGCTAGTAAATGCTGATCGggaatttcttgctcaaaaaaGTGCACCTCATCGTGATTTCTACAACATCAGAAAGGTTGATACCCATGTGCATCATTCTGCTTGCATGAATCAGAAGCATCTTCTGCGATTCATCAAGTCGAAACTGAGAAAAGAACCTGACGAG GTAGTCATATTTCGGGATGGACAGTATCTTACACTGAAGGAAGTTTTTGAAAGTTTAGACTTGACAGG GTATGATCTTAATGTTGATCTTCTGGATGTACATGCTGATAAGAGTACATTTCACCGGTTTGACAAATTCAATCTTAAATATAATCCTTGTGGACAAAGCAGACTCAGAGAAATCTTTCTAAAGCAAGACAACCTTATCCAAG GGCGCTTCTTGGCTGAAGTCACGAAGGAAGTCTTGCAAGATCTTGAAGCAAGCAAATACCAG ttgGCTGAATACAGAATATCTGTCTATGGAAGGAAACAAAGTGAATGGGACACATTGGCTAGCTGGTTTGTAAACAATGAACTTTATAGCCAAAATGCTGTATGGTTGATTCAG CTCCCAAGGTTATACAATGTGTACAGGAGTATGGGAACTTGCACGTCCTTCCAGAACATTCTAAATAATGTGTTCGTTCCCCTATTTGAAGTCACAGTTGATCCAAAGTCTCATCCTCATTTGCATATGTTCTTAATGCAG GTAGTAGGTTTTGACATGGTAGATGATGAAAGTAAACCAGAGAGACGTCCTACCAAGCATATGCCAACGCCAGATGAATGGACAAATCAGTTCAATCCAGCATTTTCTTATTATGCATATTACTGTTATGCAAACTTGTATACACTTAACAAG CTTCGTGAATCAAAAGGATTGCCAACAATCAGATTCAGACCACACTGCGGGGAG GCGGGTGATATTGATCATTTAGCTGCTGGATTTCTTTTATGTCATAACATTTCTCATGGCATCAATCTGCGGAAGACCCCTGTACTGCATTATCTTTACTACCTCGCACAG GTTGGACTGGCGATGTCTCCCTTGAGCAATAATTCGCTTTTCCTTGATTATAATCGGAACCCATTCCTTATGTTCTTCCACCGTGGCATGAATGTCTCACTCTCTACTGATGATCCCTTGCAAATCCACTTGACTAAAGAGCCCCTTGTGGAGGAATACAGTGTTGCAGCTAAG GTATGGAAATTGAGTTCTTGTGACCTTTGTGAGATAGCTAGGAATTCTGTCTATCAGTCAGGGTTCAAGCATGCAGACAAG GCACACTGGCTTGGCTGTAAATACTATAAGAGAGGACCTCAAGGAAACGATATTCACAAGACCAATGTACCCAATATGAGGATTTCCTTCAGACACGAG ACGTGGAAGGAAGAGATGCATTATGTTTACAGAGGAAAAGCAATCCTTCCTGAAGATGTAGAACATTGA
- the LOC107809706 gene encoding AMP deaminase isoform X2, with protein MTPKFSSDCAFESVGNSNEDKGECAAAEDAVFSYDNDISPTEEEFSISALKAENRIHLQHIAVAPEARSNIDHDVGELDRASMHIVENDPSFFNNILPLPTAAHDPMNVEEEEVLKMICECLDLRDKYVFREEIAPWMKENMSKSKASDKKHDPFSFAQFEATSHQFKMEDGVVRVYATENDTEELFPVASATTFFTDMHHLLKVMAVGNVRSYCHHRLRFLEEKFRLHLLVNADREFLAQKSAPHRDFYNIRKVDTHVHHSACMNQKHLLRFIKSKLRKEPDEVVIFRDGQYLTLKEVFESLDLTGYDLNVDLLDVHADKSTFHRFDKFNLKYNPCGQSRLREIFLKQDNLIQGRFLAEVTKEVLQDLEASKYQLAEYRISVYGRKQSEWDTLASWFVNNELYSQNAVWLIQLPRLYNVYRSMGTCTSFQNILNNVFVPLFEVTVDPKSHPHLHMFLMQVVGFDMVDDESKPERRPTKHMPTPDEWTNQFNPAFSYYAYYCYANLYTLNKLRESKGLPTIRFRPHCGEAGDIDHLAAGFLLCHNISHGINLRKTPVLHYLYYLAQVGLAMSPLSNNSLFLDYNRNPFLMFFHRGMNVSLSTDDPLQIHLTKEPLVEEYSVAAKVWKLSSCDLCEIARNSVYQSGFKHADKAHWLGCKYYKRGPQGNDIHKTNVPNMRISFRHETWKEEMHYVYRGKAILPEDVEH; from the exons ATGACTCCAAAATTTTCTAGTGATTGTGCATTTGAAAGTGTTGGCAACTCTAATGAGGACAAAGGCGAGTGTGCTGCTGCCGAGGATGCTGTTTTCTCATACGACAAT GATATCAGTCCAACAGAGGAAGAATTTTCTATCTCTGCCTTAAAGGCTGAAAATCGTATTCATCTTCAGCATATAGCGGTTGCACCTGAGGCAAGGTCGAACATAGATCATGATGTTGGAGAGTTAGACAGAGCCTCTATGCACATTGTGGAGAATGATCCCAGTTTCTTCAACAACATTTTGCCCCTGCCAACTGCAGCACATG ATCCTATGAATGTTGAAGAGGAAGAAGTATTGAAGATGATTTGTGAATGTTTAGATTTGAGAGACAAGTATGTATTTAGGGAAGAAATTGCTCCATGGATGAAAGAGAATATGAGCAAGTCAAAAGCGTCGGATAAGAAACATGATCCATTTAGCTTTGCCCAATTTGAAGCAACTTCT CACCAATTTAAGATGGAAGATGGAGTTGTACGTGTCTATGCCACTGAAAATG ATACTGAAGAGCTCTTCCCTGTTGCTAGTGCAACAACATTTTTCACTGATATGCACCATCTCCTCAAAGTAATGGCTGTAGGAAATGTTCGTTCTTACTGTCACCACCGTTTGCGATTTCTCGAGGAG AAATTTCGCCTCCATTTGCTAGTAAATGCTGATCGggaatttcttgctcaaaaaaGTGCACCTCATCGTGATTTCTACAACATCAGAAAGGTTGATACCCATGTGCATCATTCTGCTTGCATGAATCAGAAGCATCTTCTGCGATTCATCAAGTCGAAACTGAGAAAAGAACCTGACGAG GTAGTCATATTTCGGGATGGACAGTATCTTACACTGAAGGAAGTTTTTGAAAGTTTAGACTTGACAGG GTATGATCTTAATGTTGATCTTCTGGATGTACATGCTGATAAGAGTACATTTCACCGGTTTGACAAATTCAATCTTAAATATAATCCTTGTGGACAAAGCAGACTCAGAGAAATCTTTCTAAAGCAAGACAACCTTATCCAAG GGCGCTTCTTGGCTGAAGTCACGAAGGAAGTCTTGCAAGATCTTGAAGCAAGCAAATACCAG ttgGCTGAATACAGAATATCTGTCTATGGAAGGAAACAAAGTGAATGGGACACATTGGCTAGCTGGTTTGTAAACAATGAACTTTATAGCCAAAATGCTGTATGGTTGATTCAG CTCCCAAGGTTATACAATGTGTACAGGAGTATGGGAACTTGCACGTCCTTCCAGAACATTCTAAATAATGTGTTCGTTCCCCTATTTGAAGTCACAGTTGATCCAAAGTCTCATCCTCATTTGCATATGTTCTTAATGCAG GTAGTAGGTTTTGACATGGTAGATGATGAAAGTAAACCAGAGAGACGTCCTACCAAGCATATGCCAACGCCAGATGAATGGACAAATCAGTTCAATCCAGCATTTTCTTATTATGCATATTACTGTTATGCAAACTTGTATACACTTAACAAG CTTCGTGAATCAAAAGGATTGCCAACAATCAGATTCAGACCACACTGCGGGGAG GCGGGTGATATTGATCATTTAGCTGCTGGATTTCTTTTATGTCATAACATTTCTCATGGCATCAATCTGCGGAAGACCCCTGTACTGCATTATCTTTACTACCTCGCACAG GTTGGACTGGCGATGTCTCCCTTGAGCAATAATTCGCTTTTCCTTGATTATAATCGGAACCCATTCCTTATGTTCTTCCACCGTGGCATGAATGTCTCACTCTCTACTGATGATCCCTTGCAAATCCACTTGACTAAAGAGCCCCTTGTGGAGGAATACAGTGTTGCAGCTAAG GTATGGAAATTGAGTTCTTGTGACCTTTGTGAGATAGCTAGGAATTCTGTCTATCAGTCAGGGTTCAAGCATGCAGACAAG GCACACTGGCTTGGCTGTAAATACTATAAGAGAGGACCTCAAGGAAACGATATTCACAAGACCAATGTACCCAATATGAGGATTTCCTTCAGACACGAG ACGTGGAAGGAAGAGATGCATTATGTTTACAGAGGAAAAGCAATCCTTCCTGAAGATGTAGAACATTGA